Genomic window (Deltaproteobacteria bacterium):
TCGCAGTCAAGGTGCAGTATCCGGATATCGAAGAGATCGTGCGCACCGACATCACCAGCATGACGCGCATCTGCCGCATCTATCAGCTCGTCGATCGCGAACCGCTCGAACTCTTGCCGTTGTTGCAGGAGCTGACTCGCCACCTGGCGCTCGAACTCGACTTCCGGCGCGAGGCTGACAGCGCCGACCGCGTGCGCGCCTTGTTCAAAGACGATCCGCACGTGCTGGTGCCGGCGATGCACCGCGACCTCTCAACCCGCCGCGTGCTGACAATGGAGTTCGTCGACGGCATCAAGGTCACCGACCTCGCTGGTTTACGCGCCGCCGGACTCGATCCGGCGGTGGTGGTGCAAACGCTGATGCGCATCTACGTCCGCATGATCCTCGCGTACGGATTTTTTCAAGCCGACCCGCATCCCGGCAACCTCTTCGTTCGCCCCGACGGGCAGATCGTGTTGCTCGACTTCGGGTTGGCAAAGGATCTGCCGCCCGGGTTCGGGCTCGGCCTGTTCGAGTTGATGTTCTCGATGATGACGATGAACGAGACGGCGATGCTGAAGGCATTCGACGCGCTCGGGTTCGAAACCAAGACCGGCGATCCGCGCTGGCTCGTCGAGGTTGCGCACCGCATGGTCGATCTTTCGGGCCGACGCTTCGAGGGTGAGTTCACCGAAGACATGACTCAAGAGTTGTTCAACGCGGTGCGCGAGAACCCGGTGGTGAAAGTTCCCAGCGACTTTGTCTTGGTCGGCCGCGCGTTCGGATTGCTCAGCGGCATTGCGCACACACTCGGCGCGCGCGCCAATGTGCTCGACGCGATGTCGCCGGGGGCAACGCGGCCCGAATAAGTCCAAAGCCCAAAGTCCCAAGTCCAAAGCCGGAGTGCCTGTCCGGTGACCTTGGACGTTGGACTTTGGACGTTGGACCTTAGACTTCCGGCTCGCTATCTTCCCGCCGCGATGCGCCGTATTGAATCGAAGGTCCGTCCGACCGATCCCGACTTCGTCGAAAACCGGCAGCGCATGGAGGCGCTCGTCGGCGAGCTGCGCGAGCGCGTGCGCGGCGCACAGCAAGGCGGACCGGAAGAGCAGCGGCGGCGGCATAAGGAACGCGGCAAACTGCTGGCGCGCGAGCGCATCGATGCGTTGATCGATCCCGGCACCGCGTTTCTCGAGTTGTCGACGCTGGCCGCGTTCGGCTTGTACGACAACGGCGCGCCCAGCGCCGGCATCGTCACCGGTATCGGCACCATTCAAAGCCGGCCGACGGTCATCGTCGCCAACGACGCCACCGTGAAAGGCGGCACGTACTTCCCGCTGACGGTGAAGAAGCACCTGCGCGCGCAGGAGATCGCGCTGGAGAACAAGCTGGCGTGCGTTTATCTCGTCGATTCCGGCGGAGCCTTTCTGCCGCTGCAAGCGGAGATCTTTCCCGATCGCGAACACTTCGGGCGCATCTTCTACAACCAGGCGCGGCTATCAGCGCTTGGTGTGCCGCAGATCGCCGTCGTGCTCGGCTCGTGTACAGCAGGCGGCGCGTATGTTCCGGCGATGTGTGACGAGAACGTGATCGTGCGCGGCACCGGCACGATTTTCCTCGGCGGTCCGCCGCTGGTAAAGGCGGCGACCGGTGAAGAAGTCACCGCCGAAGAACTCGGCGGCGGCGATGTCCACACGCGCATCTCGGGGGTGTCGGATTATCTGGCCGGCGACGATCGCGACGCCATCGAGATCACGCGGCGTATTTTCGAAAACCTCGGCGGGCCACTGCCGCCCCGCGTCGAGCGTGACGAGCCGGAAGATCCCGCCTACGATCCGTCCGAGTTGTACGGCATCATCCCAAGAGATCCACGCAAGTCTTTCGACGTGCGGGAGATCATCGCGCGCATCGTCGACGGCAGTCGCCTGCACGAGTTCAAGCCGCTCTACGGTTCGACGCTGGTGACCGGCTTCGCGCGCATTCACGGCTATCCGATCGGCATTGTCGCCAACAACGGCGTCCTCTTCTCCGAGTCGTCGCTGAAGGCGACGCACTTCATCGAATT
Coding sequences:
- a CDS encoding methylcrotonoyl-CoA carboxylase, translating into MRRIESKVRPTDPDFVENRQRMEALVGELRERVRGAQQGGPEEQRRRHKERGKLLARERIDALIDPGTAFLELSTLAAFGLYDNGAPSAGIVTGIGTIQSRPTVIVANDATVKGGTYFPLTVKKHLRAQEIALENKLACVYLVDSGGAFLPLQAEIFPDREHFGRIFYNQARLSALGVPQIAVVLGSCTAGGAYVPAMCDENVIVRGTGTIFLGGPPLVKAATGEEVTAEELGGGDVHTRISGVSDYLAGDDRDAIEITRRIFENLGGPLPPRVERDEPEDPAYDPSELYGIIPRDPRKSFDVREIIARIVDGSRLHEFKPLYGSTLVTGFARIHGYPIGIVANNGVLFSESSLKATHFIELCCQRKTPLLFLQNITGFIVGKKYEHGGIAKDGAKMVHAVANAAVPKFTVIIGASNGAGNYGMCGRAYSPRLLFMWPNGRISVMGGEQAAQTLLTVKLQQLAQRGEAMSLEEQQRFTAPTLAKYEEEGSPYYSTARLWDDGVLDPVETRDALGLALAAALTQPIPDTRVGVFRM
- a CDS encoding AarF/ABC1/UbiB kinase family protein: MTDGLTAPFTRIARGARVAHVAATVYASYKIPDAMDWLLGRRNGAADRPRRRSAIHRRNAQRIFDAAIALRGLLIKMCQVIGTRSDIFPPEYVTVLSQCHDRLPPREFSEIRAQVERELGGPLERFFTEFETQPLAAASLAQVHRARRADGRIVAVKVQYPDIEEIVRTDITSMTRICRIYQLVDREPLELLPLLQELTRHLALELDFRREADSADRVRALFKDDPHVLVPAMHRDLSTRRVLTMEFVDGIKVTDLAGLRAAGLDPAVVVQTLMRIYVRMILAYGFFQADPHPGNLFVRPDGQIVLLDFGLAKDLPPGFGLGLFELMFSMMTMNETAMLKAFDALGFETKTGDPRWLVEVAHRMVDLSGRRFEGEFTEDMTQELFNAVRENPVVKVPSDFVLVGRAFGLLSGIAHTLGARANVLDAMSPGATRPE